A region of Caldisericaceae bacterium DNA encodes the following proteins:
- a CDS encoding indolepyruvate oxidoreductase subunit beta, with translation MEYNIYITGVGGQGVVKTSTIIGEACIKKGLNVVTSEIHGMSQRGGVVPVEVRIGDVNGPIIKNGRTNLLLAFEPLEAVRSLPKLSKNTIAIVNESEIVPFTVSLGMGEYLHGKTYIEELKKLLKLVIAFNADKVAEEIGASILSNMVILGAATSIKDFPIEKEYIEETIKESFKPQFINLNLKAFNRGYEIGKSLLIELM, from the coding sequence ATGGAATACAATATCTACATAACAGGTGTAGGCGGTCAAGGAGTAGTTAAAACTTCAACTATCATTGGAGAAGCTTGCATTAAAAAGGGATTAAATGTCGTTACCTCAGAAATTCATGGTATGTCCCAAAGAGGAGGTGTTGTGCCAGTTGAAGTGCGTATAGGCGATGTTAATGGGCCAATCATTAAAAATGGTAGAACAAATTTACTACTTGCTTTTGAACCCTTAGAAGCGGTAAGAAGCTTACCAAAATTAAGTAAAAATACCATTGCAATTGTAAACGAAAGTGAGATTGTTCCTTTCACCGTTTCTCTTGGTATGGGTGAATATCTACACGGGAAAACTTACATTGAAGAATTAAAAAAACTCTTAAAACTTGTAATTGCTTTCAATGCAGACAAAGTTGCAGAAGAAATTGGTGCAAGTATCCTTTCTAACATGGTAATTCTTGGAGCAGCTACTTCTATTAAAGACTTTCCTATTGAAAAAGAATACATAGAAGAAACTATAAAAGAATCGTTCAAACCACAGTTTATAAATTTGAACCTAAAAGCCTTTAATCGAGGTTATGAAATTGGCAAATCACTTCTAATTGAATTAATGTAA
- a CDS encoding radical SAM protein has product MNVAHLSNKTALDFDIRVSIGSLALLNMRDIKILAKPTTIYLMVEEHCMFNCLYCAQARESKANFENLSRITWPKEKFGKVLESLITYKDKYKRICFQVVNGRNYFENLVGFLRAMKEVNLNVPISISIRESNEERIKQLFELGVERIGLPIDVVSKENFSKIRGGNYEETFNKIIAFGREFKGRITTHIIVGLLETDEELINAMKGFFDNSVLVSLFAFTPIKGTPLEHFKTVPLERYRKMQFVRSLIFKNIPFSPIYEKDTLKAIEMDYKKEFIESLLNDLTIYMTQGCPNCNRPFYNEKPNGPMYNFPTMPTIGNNVVSSYVSQVVDGKVIFK; this is encoded by the coding sequence ATGAATGTTGCGCACTTATCTAACAAGACTGCTTTAGATTTTGACATAAGAGTTTCAATTGGAAGTCTTGCTCTTCTAAACATGAGGGATATTAAAATTTTAGCGAAACCAACAACCATTTACCTAATGGTTGAGGAACACTGTATGTTTAACTGTCTTTACTGTGCCCAGGCAAGGGAATCAAAAGCAAACTTTGAAAATCTTTCTCGTATAACCTGGCCCAAAGAAAAGTTTGGTAAAGTTCTTGAAAGCCTTATAACCTATAAAGATAAGTATAAAAGAATCTGTTTTCAGGTAGTAAACGGAAGAAACTATTTTGAAAACCTTGTTGGCTTTCTTAGGGCTATGAAAGAGGTAAATCTAAACGTTCCCATATCTATTTCCATAAGAGAATCTAATGAAGAGAGGATTAAACAACTCTTTGAACTTGGTGTTGAAAGAATTGGCCTTCCAATAGATGTTGTCTCAAAAGAAAATTTTTCAAAAATTAGGGGTGGAAATTACGAAGAAACATTTAATAAAATTATTGCTTTTGGAAGAGAATTTAAAGGAAGAATTACAACCCATATTATCGTAGGCCTTTTAGAGACGGATGAAGAACTTATAAATGCCATGAAAGGCTTTTTTGATAATAGTGTTTTGGTTTCACTTTTTGCTTTTACCCCTATTAAAGGCACTCCATTAGAACATTTTAAAACTGTTCCCCTTGAAAGGTATAGGAAGATGCAGTTTGTAAGAAGCCTAATTTTCAAGAATATTCCGTTTTCTCCTATCTATGAGAAAGATACATTAAAGGCAATTGAAATGGATTATAAAAAAGAATTTATTGAAAGCCTTTTAAATGATCTTACAATTTATATGACGCAAGGGTGCCCAAATTGTAATAGGCCTTTCTATAATGAAAAACCTAATGGCCCGATGTATAACTTCCCAACTATGCCAACAATTGGAAATAATGTTGTTTCGTCCTATGTATCCCAAGTAGTTGATGGAAAAGTTATCTTTAAGTGA
- a CDS encoding peroxiredoxin has product MEEMHRLPLLGEKFPEFTVKTTHGVKKLPEDYKGKWFVLFSHPADFTPVCTTEFVAFAKRYEQFKNLNTELIGLSIDQVFSHIKWVEWIENTLKVQIPFPIIADDRGEVAEALGMIHKGKGTNTVRAVFIVDDKGILRLMLYYPQEVGRNMDEIVRIVKALQLSDREGVAIPANWPDNELIKDEVIVPPAADVETAAKRMKEYTCFDWWFCHKKAK; this is encoded by the coding sequence ATGGAAGAAATGCATAGATTACCTTTATTAGGTGAAAAATTTCCAGAATTTACTGTCAAAACGACTCATGGTGTAAAAAAATTACCAGAAGATTACAAAGGAAAGTGGTTTGTTCTCTTTAGCCACCCAGCAGATTTTACACCTGTTTGCACCACAGAATTTGTGGCGTTTGCAAAAAGATATGAACAATTCAAAAATCTCAACACAGAACTCATTGGTCTTTCTATTGACCAGGTATTTTCTCACATTAAATGGGTAGAGTGGATCGAAAATACACTAAAAGTCCAAATTCCTTTCCCTATCATTGCTGATGATAGAGGAGAAGTTGCAGAAGCACTCGGCATGATTCATAAAGGAAAGGGAACCAACACAGTAAGAGCAGTATTTATTGTAGATGACAAAGGAATTTTAAGACTCATGCTCTACTACCCACAAGAAGTTGGTAGAAACATGGATGAAATAGTAAGAATTGTAAAAGCCTTACAACTTTCAGATAGAGAAGGCGTTGCAATTCCTGCAAATTGGCCCGACAACGAACTCATAAAGGATGAAGTTATCGTTCCGCCTGCAGCAGATGTTGAAACTGCAGCTAAAAGAATGAAAGAATACACTTGCTTTGATTGGTGGTTCTGCCATAAGAAAGCAAAATAA
- a CDS encoding Ykof family thiamine-binding protein — protein sequence MLITAQFSIYPLRVENYGDYVYETVRIVKSFGLDVEIGPTSSITYGESETVLKAFNEVMEKLGGKIHFVFVITVSNACPKPGKEEK from the coding sequence ATGTTAATAACAGCACAATTTTCAATTTACCCCTTGAGGGTAGAAAATTATGGTGATTATGTTTATGAAACTGTCAGAATTGTAAAAAGTTTTGGTCTTGATGTAGAGATTGGACCAACAAGTTCTATTACCTATGGAGAGTCAGAAACAGTCTTAAAAGCCTTTAATGAAGTAATGGAGAAACTTGGCGGCAAAATTCACTTTGTTTTTGTAATAACAGTTTCAAACGCTTGTCCAAAACCGGGTAAAGAAGAAAAGTGA
- a CDS encoding class I SAM-dependent methyltransferase, translating into MEEKFNEIANEYDKWFETEVGSVVKQLELKALLESLGDIEGKSILEVGIGTALFAMELRKLNATVYGIDPAENMLKIAQSRGFDVKFGYGEAIPFEDNTFDITLSMTSMENSKFPQKFIKEMVRVTKPKGKVVVAVLNTLSFYGVSRRIRGFFSKDDLFKGMHFYNYFELEKLMKAFLCDVSTNSSVFFNPSPPKFILKKAESLEAFGRKYLKPFGALLISGGIKC; encoded by the coding sequence ATGGAAGAGAAATTTAACGAAATTGCAAACGAGTATGATAAATGGTTTGAAACTGAAGTAGGGAGTGTTGTAAAACAACTTGAACTAAAAGCGCTTTTGGAATCTTTAGGAGATATAGAGGGCAAATCTATCCTTGAAGTGGGTATTGGAACCGCTCTATTTGCAATGGAATTGAGAAAACTCAACGCTACTGTTTATGGTATAGATCCAGCAGAGAATATGCTTAAAATTGCTCAATCAAGAGGTTTTGATGTTAAATTCGGCTATGGTGAAGCAATACCATTTGAAGACAACACTTTTGATATAACTCTGTCAATGACATCCATGGAGAATTCAAAATTCCCACAGAAATTCATAAAAGAGATGGTAAGAGTAACAAAACCTAAAGGTAAAGTTGTTGTAGCAGTTTTAAACACGCTTTCGTTTTATGGAGTCTCAAGAAGAATAAGAGGCTTTTTTAGTAAAGATGATCTATTCAAAGGAATGCACTTCTATAACTACTTTGAACTTGAAAAATTGATGAAAGCGTTTTTATGTGATGTTTCTACAAATTCATCGGTATTCTTTAATCCATCACCTCCGAAATTTATTCTTAAAAAAGCCGAGAGCCTTGAAGCGTTTGGAAGAAAATATTTAAAGCCATTTGGCGCATTACTTATTTCAGGAGGAATAAAATGTTAA